The Lepisosteus oculatus isolate fLepOcu1 chromosome 4, fLepOcu1.hap2, whole genome shotgun sequence genome window below encodes:
- the hmx2 gene encoding homeobox protein HMX2, which produces MNSKEDNGSKCSPAPISSFTIQSILGTTSEGGRSGTKENSKGGLQRKRTLSVSSEEDCSAGEDSADCFCSEPGHSETCNHQHQPLNFTCLNAAKGITPGQEAIERRQILTQPLLQDYKEDKETPCSQISPISEERQRDGADKQSSSAKKKTRTVFSRSQVYQLESTFDMKRYLSSSERACLASSLQLTETQVKTWFQNRRNKWKRQLSAELEAANMAHASAQTLVGMPLVFRDNSLLRVPVPRSIAFPTPLYYPGSNLPALPLYNLYNKIEY; this is translated from the exons ATGAATAGCAAAGAAGACAACGGCAGCAAGTGTTCGCCGGCCCCTATCTCTAGCTTCACTATCCAGTCCATTCTGGGTACCACATCCGAAGGTGGGCGCTCAGGTACCAAGGAGAATTCCAAAGGAGGACTGCAGAGAAAGCGAACGTTGTCTGTCTCGTCCGAAGAAGACTGCAGCGCTGGGGAAGACTCCGCTGACTGTTTCTGCTCAGAGCCCGGACACAGCGAGACCTGCAACCACCAACACCAGCCTCTCAACTTTACCTGCCTCA aTGCCGCTAAAGGGATTACACCGGGACAAGAAGCGATAGAAAGGCGTCAGATTTTAACACAACCTCTGCTGCAGGATTACAAAGAGGATAAAGAGACACCATGTAGCCAAATATCACCCATTTCGGAGGAGAGACAAAGAGACGGAGCCGACAAGCAGAGTAGTTCTGCCAAAAAGAAGACCCGCACCGTTTTCTCTCGGAGTCAGGTGTACCAGCTCGAGTCCACCTTCGACATGAAACGCTACCTGAGCAGCTCCGAGCGGGCGTGCTTAGCATCAAGCCTGCAGCTGACAGAAACTCAGGTTAAGACATGGTTTCAAAACCGCAGGAACAAGTGGAAAAGGCAACTGTCGGCTGAACTAGAAGCGGCCAATATGGCACACGCTTCAGCACAAACTTTAGTTGGGATGCCGCTGGTTTTTAGGGACAATTCCTTGCTTAGGGTTCCAGTTCCAAGGTCGATTGCGTTCCCTACTCCACTATACTATCCCGGAAGCAATCTACCAGCTTTACCTTTGTACAATCTTTACAATAAGATTGAATACTAA